From Dasypus novemcinctus isolate mDasNov1 chromosome 8, mDasNov1.1.hap2, whole genome shotgun sequence, the proteins below share one genomic window:
- the LOC139439391 gene encoding endogenous retrovirus group K member 8 Gag polyprotein-like, whose protein sequence is MGRRLSSRQAPQVRALAGLLDTNGVRVSLCHLQKYWDLLLPFNPWLATCHLWSPDTYSRLIDRITSSMEHDGRSFPPGLLPTLVAIRACLLGAPAPKDAYQVSTGAAARPLDCDPDKGDTLDSDTESLSSQLNAELELHPLREDHYQDGKLPPSSLPEKGKFPPGHQDGKLPPFSLPEREKFPPGHQDGTLPPSSSPEGGKYGPSGGNPASLYPPLPATPPSWHRPEGEPPPSYKSPEALPWTFCPLETATQPSCPPSWHGPEGEPPPSCLQQGTPLHLSCPSRTTWPPPPLSSAAPPAPTSMPWTGSDTWLGHSSPPMTGTTPHLYPLNPAPTQARPQQWLPFTTDEIKNLRRSVKEDDVGSPYAQQLLEELGAQLVIPYDWISLTRAILAPGQFVKWRSHFQAEAERRVAKNTSAGIQDPPEAYTGIGTFTDPVQYRNVPPGFWLWLRELTLQSFRNVSTTRPQKLIQMTQGKDEDFATFVARVIEACQRKVRGEEAQVTLAKDLIVEGCLDACRQIILTMRDKGIHDWVLACRNLDPQATSLAKAIATALAISSGCFRCGETGHFARDCPQPQTRRPPLPASGSRPPSRRRGPPTPCPRCGKGYHRARDCRSAQGPRQPLNSQRGKPQPRPQEATHQRAPKP, encoded by the coding sequence atgggcaggcgtctatcttcccgccaagcgccgcaagtcagagcacTTGCTGGCCTCCTAGACACCAATGGTGTTAGGGTTTCCCTCTGCCACctgcaaaagtactgggatctcctcctgcctttcaatccgtggctggccacctgccacctttggagcccagacACTTACTCGCGTCTCATTGACCGCATCACCTCCTCTATGGAGCATGATGGCAGGTCGtttccccctggcctcctgcccacgcTCGTGGCCATCCGCGCCTGCCTCCTTGGCGCGCCTGCCCCGAAAGATGCTTACCAGGTTTCCACCGGGGCTGCTGCGCGGCCGCTCGACTGCGACCCTGATAAGGGGGACACTCTCGACTCAGATACTGAGTCCTTATCTAGTCAGCTCAATGCCGAACTTGAGCTCCATCCTCTTCGGGAGGACCATTATCAGGATGGCAagcttcctccttcttctctgcCTGAAAAGGGGAAGTTCCCGCCCGGTCACCAAGATGGCAAACTTCCTCCTTTTTCTCTGCCTGAAAGGGAGAAGTTCCCGCCTGGCCACCAAGATggcacacttcctccttcttcctcgcCTGAAGGGGGGAAGTATGGGCCCTCGGGCGGAAACCCCGCCTCTCTTTACCCGCCTCTTCCGGCCACTCCACCATCTTGGCACAGGccggaaggagagcctccgccatcttatAAATCACCGGAAGCCTTGCCGTGGACATTTTGTCCGCTGGAAACTGCTACGCAGCCATCTTGTCCGCCATCATGGCACGGACCGGAAGGAGAGCCCCCGCCATCTTGTCTGCAACAGGGAACTCCTCTACACCTATCTTGCCCCTCTCGGACAACATGGCCGCCACCTCCTCTTTCATCAGCCGCTCCGCCAGCCCCAACGTCCATGCCTTGGACTGGTTCAGACACATGGCTGGGCCACTCTAGCCCACCCATGACAGGGACCACCCCTCATCTCTACCCCCTAAACCCTGCGCCCACTCAGGCGCGTCCCCAACAATGGCTCCCCTTCACCACTGATGAGATTAAGAACCTCAGACGCTCAGTTAAGGAAGACGATGTTGGAAGTCCTTATGCGCAGCAGCTGCTCGAGGAGCTTGGGGCTCAACTCGTCATCCCCTACGATTGGATCTCGCTCACCCGGGCCATCCTGGCCCCGGGACAGTTCGTCAAATGGAGAAGCCACTTCCAGGCAGAGGCTGAGAGGCGCGTCGCCAAGAATACCAGCGCGGGTATCCAGGACCCCCCGGAGGCATACACTGGCATCGGTACTTTCACCGACCCTGTACAATACCGCAATGTGCCCCCCGGTTTTTGGCTCTGGCTTAGAGAACTGACCCTTCAATCCTTCCGCAATGTCTCCACCACGAGACCTCAAAAGCTCATCCAAATGACCCAGGGCAAAGACGAAGATTTCGCTACCTTTGTCGCCCGCGTCATCGAGGCCTGCCAACGCAAGGTCCGTGGAGAGGAGGCCCAGGTCACTCTCGCCAAAGATCTCATCGTCGAGGGATGCCTCGATGCTTGCCGGCAAATCATCCTCACCATGAGGGATAAAGGCATCCATGACTGGGTCTTGGCTTGCCGCAACCTTGACCCGCAGGCCACTAGCCTTGCCAAAGCCATCGCCACAGCCCTAGCCATTTCTTCCGGATGCTTCAGGTGCGGTGAGACAGGCCACTTTGCCCGAGACTGCCCACAACCACAGACCAGGAGACCACCCCTCCCAGCGTCCGGCAGCCGCCCTCCATCCCGCCGGAGAGGGCCTCCCACCCCATGCCCTCGATGCGGAAAAGGGTATCAtcgggcccgcgactgccgctccGCTCAAGGCCCTCGccaacctttaaactcccagcggggcaagcctcagcctcgcccccaagaggccacccaCCAGAGAGCCCCCAAGCCTTGA